In Acinetobacter pittii, one genomic interval encodes:
- a CDS encoding 3'-5' exonuclease, which translates to MRFPTLVFDIETLTDLKAGAHLYHLDLPETDVEQALTKIRRQESGMDFQRLPLHEIVCISGLWVDESGFRLFSFSREQYSEAEILQKFLSIFDKRHPTLVSWNGSQFDLPVILFRAMYHGLSAPGLFDQGEIDSQKRFNNYQNRYHHRHIDLMDVMAMFNGRNFQKLDDIACILGLPGKRGESGYHVPEYVRTQQWLKLTSYCEGDVLNTWFIYLRWLVLKGQLNADEHNHWISSSIEYLQAIPQQADFLEVWERTSKHTEFTSHYFNSSDF; encoded by the coding sequence ATGCGTTTCCCTACCTTAGTTTTTGATATTGAAACTTTAACTGATTTAAAAGCGGGAGCGCATTTATATCATCTTGATTTACCTGAGACCGATGTAGAGCAAGCGCTCACAAAAATCCGTCGCCAAGAATCTGGCATGGATTTTCAGCGTTTGCCTTTACATGAAATCGTTTGTATTTCTGGTTTATGGGTGGATGAGTCTGGTTTTAGATTATTTTCTTTTAGTCGAGAACAATATTCTGAAGCAGAAATTTTGCAGAAATTTTTATCTATTTTTGATAAGCGCCATCCGACTTTAGTGAGTTGGAATGGCTCACAATTTGATTTACCTGTCATTCTGTTTCGCGCGATGTATCACGGGCTTTCTGCACCGGGTCTATTTGATCAAGGTGAAATTGATAGCCAAAAGCGTTTTAATAATTATCAAAACCGTTATCACCATCGCCACATCGATTTAATGGATGTGATGGCAATGTTTAATGGTCGTAATTTTCAAAAGCTTGATGATATTGCCTGTATTTTAGGTTTGCCGGGTAAGCGTGGTGAGTCGGGTTATCATGTGCCTGAATATGTCCGTACGCAGCAGTGGTTAAAATTGACTAGCTATTGTGAAGGGGATGTGCTCAATACGTGGTTTATTTATTTGCGTTGGTTAGTGCTAAAAGGCCAATTGAATGCAGATGAACATAACCACTGGATCAGTTCGAGTATTGAATATTTACAGGCTATCCCTCAGCAGGCTGATTTTCTTGAAGTATGGGAACGTACTTCAAAACATACTGAATTTACTTCTCACTATTTTAATTCTTCAGATTTTTAG
- the barA gene encoding ATP-binding protein, translating into MSNFNKTLSKRLRLNHAYGQLIALIFVPIMILTCVGAFLVLTETSHSVKQQQLHHASAILARYNQIAIDLYNLVELEPDEYDHAQHIMQSMFSEKNLKRAALIDSNGQTYLSIGYRDNRYWPNFKQNNNFFGPISYNHNNIYGQRISDAPGKAPVWLVIEMDNQPLELARYRILIALVITGLMTLLLLLLCLNFYSRRWIAPMYEIRMQLQRLNADTLDQHMVINSTGELRLLQRDIANVVKRLHFSFLELKEHTEQTEEDLRRTLDTLEVQNITYRQARDQAISSNQAKSVFLANISHELRTPLNSIDGFIHLLLRQQNLNNEQNLYLQTIRKSSAHLLALINDVLDFSKIDAGKLELETAPFDLEEAVFDVMDMLSPLAAQKHIAMAFYYADNIPQQVIGDALRFKQILTNLISNAIKFTPDGEIIVRVRMEHDDIGQCLLHFSVQDSGIGLSGTDRKKLFESFSQGDASVTRQFGGTGLGLAISKQLVHLMHGQIGFEDNQERAPTEKGSTFWFTAQFVVDEDYEIEHPHFEHLQVVSYLAHPATASVLRYYLENYHVPHIETQSILDLFSRLKHLDQKDNTWLIVDHSGDTEALLKEIRSRYQGNLAVYGYQMTLEPNMLNEYRARPLYQPLSRSGLIQLLNDQPIFEEEQQDFNGQGLHILAVDDHLPNLIVLEALLGELNVRTTKALSGQEALNLIQERIDQKLKPFDLVFMDIQMPVMSGIDTTRAIRSLESTLDGEMQLPIIALTAHALADEKQKLLKVGMNDYVTKPIQMEQIIQILTQWTKNNFAAKALEKDHHVVAEALDPQILNWQQSLQLAANKEDLAQDLLKMLVDSFPTELDEMQQLIELEDFPQLEHVLHRLYGATRYVGTPKLQQVTGDFEQFISTLRKERRIADEGFIEEVMRRFDELGLVVKEVESAAHQILVIPD; encoded by the coding sequence ATGTCTAATTTCAATAAAACCTTATCGAAACGCTTACGTCTGAATCATGCATATGGGCAATTAATTGCTCTGATTTTTGTGCCTATTATGATTTTAACGTGCGTTGGTGCTTTTCTGGTTTTAACTGAAACCTCACATTCAGTAAAACAACAACAGCTACATCATGCCTCTGCAATCTTAGCTCGCTATAATCAAATCGCGATCGACTTATATAATCTGGTTGAACTAGAGCCCGATGAATATGATCACGCCCAGCACATCATGCAAAGCATGTTTAGTGAGAAAAATCTAAAACGTGCTGCTTTAATTGACAGTAATGGTCAGACCTATTTAAGTATCGGTTATCGCGACAATCGCTACTGGCCGAACTTCAAACAAAACAATAATTTTTTTGGGCCAATCTCTTATAATCACAATAATATTTATGGACAACGGATTAGCGACGCGCCTGGAAAAGCCCCTGTTTGGCTTGTTATTGAAATGGATAATCAGCCACTAGAACTGGCTCGTTACCGTATTCTGATCGCCCTCGTCATTACTGGGTTAATGACCTTACTCTTACTTTTACTTTGTTTGAATTTTTATTCACGTCGCTGGATTGCGCCGATGTATGAAATTCGCATGCAGTTGCAACGTTTAAATGCTGACACACTAGACCAGCACATGGTGATTAATAGTACTGGTGAATTACGCCTATTACAGCGAGATATTGCAAATGTCGTTAAACGATTACACTTTAGCTTTTTAGAGTTAAAAGAACATACTGAACAAACCGAAGAAGATTTACGTAGAACTTTAGATACTTTAGAAGTTCAAAATATTACCTATCGTCAAGCACGTGACCAAGCGATTTCATCGAACCAAGCCAAATCAGTTTTCCTTGCCAATATTAGTCATGAGCTTCGAACCCCTCTAAATAGTATTGATGGCTTTATTCATTTATTACTTCGTCAACAAAACCTAAATAACGAACAAAATCTTTACCTACAAACTATTCGCAAGTCATCAGCCCATTTATTGGCATTAATTAATGATGTATTAGATTTTTCAAAAATTGATGCAGGTAAATTAGAGCTAGAAACAGCACCGTTTGATTTAGAAGAAGCTGTCTTTGATGTCATGGATATGTTGTCTCCACTGGCTGCCCAAAAGCATATTGCTATGGCTTTTTACTATGCCGACAACATTCCACAACAAGTGATTGGTGACGCTTTACGCTTTAAACAAATTCTGACTAACTTGATTTCGAATGCGATTAAGTTCACTCCAGACGGCGAAATTATTGTTCGTGTTCGTATGGAACATGATGATATTGGACAATGCCTACTTCATTTTAGTGTGCAAGACAGTGGTATTGGTTTAAGCGGTACAGACCGTAAAAAACTATTTGAATCATTCTCGCAAGGTGATGCATCCGTTACACGTCAATTTGGCGGTACAGGTTTAGGTCTAGCTATTTCGAAACAGCTTGTTCATCTCATGCATGGTCAAATTGGCTTTGAAGACAACCAAGAACGTGCCCCAACAGAAAAAGGCTCTACGTTCTGGTTTACCGCACAATTTGTGGTAGATGAAGATTACGAGATTGAACATCCACACTTTGAGCATTTACAAGTGGTGTCTTATCTTGCGCACCCTGCTACCGCAAGTGTTTTACGTTACTACCTTGAAAACTATCATGTTCCTCACATCGAGACACAATCGATTCTGGATTTATTTAGTCGCTTAAAACATCTTGATCAAAAAGATAATACATGGCTTATTGTTGACCACAGTGGTGACACTGAAGCCTTATTAAAAGAAATTCGCAGCCGCTATCAAGGTAATTTGGCAGTTTATGGCTATCAAATGACGCTTGAGCCAAATATGCTCAATGAATATCGTGCTCGCCCTCTCTATCAACCATTAAGCCGAAGCGGACTCATTCAATTATTAAATGATCAACCTATTTTTGAAGAGGAACAACAAGACTTTAATGGGCAGGGTTTACACATTCTGGCGGTCGACGATCACTTACCTAACTTAATTGTCTTAGAAGCTCTGCTAGGTGAACTCAACGTTAGAACAACTAAAGCACTCAGCGGCCAAGAAGCCTTAAACCTCATCCAAGAGCGAATCGATCAAAAGCTCAAACCATTTGATTTAGTGTTCATGGATATTCAAATGCCTGTTATGTCAGGGATTGATACCACTCGCGCTATTCGTTCGCTAGAGTCAACTTTAGACGGTGAAATGCAGCTTCCAATTATTGCATTAACAGCCCATGCCCTTGCTGATGAAAAGCAAAAACTTCTCAAAGTCGGCATGAATGACTATGTCACCAAGCCAATTCAAATGGAACAAATTATCCAGATTTTAACGCAATGGACTAAAAACAACTTTGCGGCAAAAGCACTAGAGAAAGACCATCATGTCGTTGCAGAAGCTTTAGATCCGCAAATTTTAAACTGGCAACAAAGCTTGCAGCTTGCAGCAAATAAAGAAGATTTAGCTCAAGACTTACTTAAAATGTTAGTTGATAGTTTCCCAACTGAGCTAGATGAAATGCAGCAACTTATTGAGCTTGAAGACTTCCCTCAACTTGAGCATGTTTTACATCGTCTTTATGGCGCTACTCGCTATGTAGGTACTCCAAAGCTACAACAAGTGACAGGTGACTTTGAGCAATTTATTTCAACACTACGTAAAGAACGCCGTATAGCAGATGAAGGCTTCATTGAAGAAGTGATGAGACGCTTCGACGAGTTAGGACTTGTTGTAAAAG
- the rlmD gene encoding 23S rRNA (uracil(1939)-C(5))-methyltransferase RlmD — MKQQAKSRNLQQPEYIFQVETLSHEGRGIAHYGSHPEHPADKHGKKVFIRYALPGETVKARITHQAKRLEEAEMLQLLGEPSAHRIEAICPHYGVCGGCSMQHIHPDEQIRLKQNVLQSHLQHFAGIQPEQWLEPIRSLQSDYRRRARIGVRYLPKPDRLIMGFREHHSNRLTSIHSCSVLDKNLSNSLPELRTLLQSLKGKAHIGHVELAKGDNEVSLLVRHVEKLNNSDVNQLKQFALHKGWQLYLQPKGPESIHRVDDEQGALRLHYALERFNVNFAFSPLDFTQVNATVNEQMVQLACELLQLQLGEKVLDLFCGLGNFSLPLARCVGESGQVVGVEGSEEMVERATANAKCNSLVQATFFSQDLTKDFSHHSWANQGFDALLIDPPRAGAYEIMQYVSNFGAKRIVYVSCNPATLARDAGVLVQYGYQLKKAAVMDMFTHTEHVESIALFEKIQEIND, encoded by the coding sequence TTGAAACAACAAGCCAAATCTCGCAACCTCCAACAGCCCGAATATATTTTTCAGGTTGAAACACTTTCTCATGAGGGGCGGGGAATTGCGCATTATGGTTCTCATCCTGAGCATCCTGCAGATAAGCATGGTAAGAAAGTTTTTATTCGCTATGCATTGCCCGGAGAAACTGTAAAGGCACGAATTACCCATCAAGCGAAGCGCCTTGAAGAGGCAGAGATGTTGCAGTTGTTAGGAGAGCCTTCAGCACATCGTATTGAGGCAATTTGCCCTCATTATGGTGTTTGTGGTGGCTGTAGCATGCAGCATATCCATCCTGATGAACAAATTCGTTTAAAGCAAAATGTACTCCAGTCACATTTACAGCATTTTGCAGGTATTCAACCTGAACAATGGCTAGAACCGATTCGATCTTTACAAAGTGATTATCGTCGTCGTGCTCGAATAGGCGTGCGCTATCTGCCAAAACCAGATCGATTAATTATGGGGTTTCGAGAACATCACAGTAATCGTCTAACTTCGATCCATAGCTGTAGTGTTTTGGATAAAAATTTATCAAATAGTCTGCCTGAGTTACGTACTTTACTCCAAAGTCTAAAAGGCAAAGCACACATTGGTCATGTAGAATTAGCAAAAGGTGATAATGAAGTTTCTTTATTGGTTCGTCATGTAGAAAAATTAAACAATTCTGATGTCAACCAATTAAAGCAATTTGCGTTACACAAAGGCTGGCAGTTGTATTTGCAACCTAAAGGTCCAGAAAGCATTCATCGTGTTGATGATGAGCAAGGTGCTTTACGTTTACATTATGCTTTAGAAAGATTTAATGTAAATTTTGCTTTTTCGCCATTGGATTTTACTCAGGTCAATGCCACAGTAAATGAACAGATGGTTCAATTGGCATGTGAATTGCTTCAATTGCAACTAGGTGAAAAAGTACTTGATCTATTTTGCGGTTTGGGCAATTTCTCACTTCCGTTAGCACGATGTGTTGGTGAAAGTGGGCAGGTTGTCGGTGTTGAAGGGAGTGAGGAAATGGTGGAGCGAGCAACAGCTAATGCAAAATGCAATAGTTTGGTGCAGGCGACCTTCTTTTCACAAGATTTAACAAAAGATTTTTCGCATCATTCTTGGGCGAATCAAGGATTTGATGCATTATTGATTGATCCTCCTCGTGCTGGTGCATATGAAATTATGCAGTATGTATCAAATTTTGGAGCAAAAAGAATCGTTTATGTATCATGTAATCCAGCTACACTGGCAAGGGATGCGGGTGTTTTGGTCCAATATGGTTACCAGTTAAAAAAAGCAGCGGTGATGGACATGTTTACACATACCGAACATGTTGAATCCATTGCACTATTTGAAAAAATTCAAGAGATAAACGATTAA
- the cysM gene encoding cysteine synthase CysM encodes MSNTQPDFLADEFLLDHYVGNTPLVRLQRLACHTQATVLAKLEGNNPAGSVKDRPAYNMIMQAEKRGQIKPGDTLIEATSGNTGIALAMVAAMRGYKMKLIMPGNSSQERKDAMRAYGAELIEAPNMEAARDMALQMQAEGLGLVLNQFGNPDNVEAHYLTTGPEIWKQTGGKITHFVSSMGTTGTIMGISKYLKEQNPDIQIIGLQPSEGSNIAGIRRWPQEYLPTIFDPKRVDKIMDIPQIEAEKTARRLARQEGISAGTSSGGAVWASVKIAEENPDAVIVCIICDRGDRYLSTGLFSVQDDNS; translated from the coding sequence ATGAGTAATACACAACCTGATTTTTTAGCCGACGAATTTTTGTTAGATCACTATGTAGGTAACACACCTCTAGTCCGTTTGCAGCGCTTGGCGTGTCACACGCAGGCAACGGTTTTAGCAAAATTGGAAGGTAATAATCCGGCAGGTTCTGTAAAAGACCGTCCAGCATATAACATGATTATGCAGGCAGAAAAACGTGGTCAAATTAAGCCAGGAGATACCTTAATTGAGGCAACAAGTGGAAACACGGGTATTGCTTTGGCAATGGTGGCTGCAATGCGTGGCTATAAAATGAAATTAATCATGCCAGGGAATTCAAGTCAGGAGCGTAAGGATGCAATGCGTGCTTATGGCGCAGAATTGATTGAAGCACCGAATATGGAAGCTGCACGAGATATGGCTTTGCAAATGCAAGCTGAAGGTCTAGGTCTGGTCCTTAATCAATTTGGCAATCCAGATAATGTCGAAGCCCATTACCTGACCACTGGCCCTGAAATTTGGAAGCAAACAGGTGGGAAGATTACTCATTTCGTGAGTTCAATGGGTACAACCGGTACCATCATGGGAATTTCAAAATATTTAAAAGAACAAAACCCAGATATTCAAATTATTGGTTTACAGCCTTCTGAAGGTTCAAATATTGCTGGTATTCGCCGTTGGCCACAAGAATATTTACCTACGATTTTCGATCCAAAGCGTGTTGATAAAATTATGGATATTCCGCAAATTGAAGCGGAAAAAACGGCTCGCCGTTTAGCACGTCAGGAAGGAATTAGTGCAGGTACATCTTCTGGTGGGGCAGTGTGGGCTTCAGTAAAAATTGCAGAAGAAAATCCGGATGCTGTTATTGTTTGCATTATCTGTGATCGTGGTGATCGCTACTTATCTACAGGACTGTTTTCAGTACAGGACGATAACTCATAA